acacagcacagacacacagcacagacacacagcacagacagagtcagagtgGAACAGAATAACCTTCCATGCTTCTGATTGGTCGGCTCCGGCTCatgatcagtttgtttttcctgtttaatGTATGATGAACGTGTGGACTGTGCTTTGGTTCCCATGTGTCGGCCTCTGCAGGAATGTGATAATGAATGGTctacatgccacacacacacacacacacacacacacacacacacacacacacacagcccttcCTATGgcaatgtacacacacacacacacacacagagctaaagATAGTCATCAGCTCGACCCGACGCCCAGTTTGTACAGAAGGTTTCACACTGTTTGAGTTGAGCTGATGAACGGATGAacagatgaaaggatgaaaggatgaaaggaTGAACGTCTCggctctgtctcactctcaccAGATGTTGATATGATgcagttttcttgtttgttaACTGAAAAGCAACAGCTGGATGCTAACTCGGTTTCCATTGAGAAGCACTAGCATGAGCGCTAACAGGTGGAACAGAGACTTTCTCCCACACAGGAAGTTTAACATTCCTCACctggacacggacacacacacacacacacacacacacacacacacacacacacacacacacactgccacaatGACTCCGTCTGTCATGTTGTCAGTTTTGTGGTGTTGCCTAATAACATCAGAGCAGAATCCAAACAACATGCAgctaaaaataacacacactcacacacacacacacactcacacacacacacacactcacacacacacacacacagacacacatactcacacacacacacacacacacagacacacacagatagctGAGATGCCTGCTGGGAACTGCTTTAGCTGCTCAGGCTAACTTTAGACagtctctcttcatctccattGACAGCAACGTTGCCTCTGAAAGTTGCTCTAAGTCTCATTCTTCAGCTCGATCTGATAAACGCTATATGGACAAAAGTAAGTGGACACCCCCTCACCTGTGATCTGGGTCACCTTAACGCTGCAGCAcagttcagaaacacacacacacacacacacacacacagacagatcgGAGCTGTATTGATTAGTCAGGTGATCAGAGCCTCTGATGAAGATCTGCGATGTGTGAACGATCAGACGAACCGAGGATGAAAACATCTGATTATCAGTAAAACTCAGAGCccggggtcaaaggtcaccgtttgtttctgtctgaaaaacagtttaaaatcttctaattcactttttaaattaaaccaaCGGGAAATCATCGCGTGCGAAGCTGGAACCTCCAACAAACTGGTTTTAGTCGATCGATTTATCGATCAATCAACTAAACGTCCATCTTAAAGAGGCTCACGTGCTCTAAAGTTAATCAAACGTTGGATTGTTCCGCTGACACGAGGGGCTGAGGTGCTCACCGTGTTACGTCAGATTACCGGGGGATGACTCACCTCTACCGGACCGGAGGAAACCGTGCGTCTCGGGGAAGCCACGCGCTGATCCGCTCACACCGTCCCCATCTCCCCgatcacaaaacaacaacaaataaacaaataaacaaataaagccGGCGGGCGGGGAGCAGGGCCGGTCCGCCGGTGGAGCAGCcgtggtcctggtcctggtccggGCCTGTCGGTACCGGGACACACAGAGTTGGGTGGGGGCGCTgcagtgtaacacacacacacacacacacacacacacacacacacgttaaagaaaagttaaaacacTCACTAACGTCGTCTCCTCCGGTGTAACGGCGGCGGCAGAGGCCGATTCACAACTTTTTGGGGGCCTGACGTCACCGTCCGTTAGGTTTAACGGGAGgcggaaagagaaaaaaaagagaaaggagctGAAGGAAAGTTGAGGCCCGCTGCGGGCTGGCCGGCAGGGCGGAGAATCACGGCAGGTCCGGCCGCTAGCTCCTCGTTGAAACTCGGTAATCCGGTTATTTGTCCGCCCCGGCGGCCGCTCCTCGCGCGCTGGTTCAGGAGGGAAAAGTTTAACGGTAAACCGGGTGTGAACGGAAAacggaggaaaaggaaagagaagggggggagagaggcagagaggctggCCGGTGGCCTGGCCGCGCGGcgggtgtgtgcgtgtaagTGCAGGCGCGTCCCCGCGACGGAGGAGCGCAGGCTCCGAGGAGAGCGTCAGCCAGTCAGCCGCGGGGCCCGGGCCGCTCCGCCCCGCCCCTCCTCCCGCTGCTCCGGAGGGGTCGCCGCCGCAGAGCTGGGACACGGACAGAGGTCTCACTCTGACCGATATTTACTGAGAAACAGTACTGGAAGCCGCTCCGCCTGGAGCGGCTTCACCTGGAGCAGCTTCACCTGGAGCGGCTTCCAGTGACTTCATACAGCATCACTGATGTCTGATCagaaatactccattacaagtaaaaatcATGTAGTACTGCTCCGACTACCGTGAGTAAAAGTACCATGTAAtaggggtggtgaaaaaaaactaTCATTGATTAATCACGATAATATTATGGAGGATTATGAgtcgattattaaatttccatcggctgtcatacaggatttaaccacaaggcggagctgttgacTAACAGTGATAACACAACAGCCTGGAACAGAACCAGAGAGCGAGCTAACTATGCTAACAAGAGGAGGGGCAGCCAGCCGATCCATCCAGCTCCGTCTGCGCTAACAGAGAGCGGGGAGAGcgttttggttttcatggccGGAGTTTGAAACACGTCCACAGGATGTACGATGTCTGCTGCACGaagctaaagtactgtggcaaTGCTATGCTAACATGGGGGCTGCAGGTTCGAATCCCGGTCTGAGCTCtgctgtgtggagtttgcatgttgtgATGATAAAGACAACCGCCTGAAGCCTTTAATAACGGccatggtgatggtgatgatgatgatgatgggctTCCACagctcagagcagagcaggtgaATGCCTGTCAGTGATATAACTGCTCCTGAGAACTTGATGGAGTGGACCATCTTCTGAAACAGAGACGATCTTGGACATCAGACGTTAAAGGAGCAGAGACGTGTGATCACGTGCTCCTGATGTTCAGCTCAGTCTGGACTGAGACTGATGGGATggcagcacaacacacacacgtatgacctgtgtctgcagcagtgtgagtcacaggtgtgtgtgtgttgtttcagtgaggtgaaacaacacacacacacacacctcagtgtATGAAGCACAAACTCCGTCCTCACACATTCACCTGTCTGTCCCATAAATACGCTGctgtctgtgtatgtacatCACGTGTTtagtgtctgactgtgtgtgtgtgtgtgtgtgtgtgtgtgtgtgtgtgtatgtgtataaaaCAAAAGGGGGTGGGGTCAGGAAACACCTGGAagtcaggaaacacacacacattacttgtgtctctgtgatgaTTGTTGTCgggtctgacctttgacctcccagAGAAGCTGAGCACTGATTGGTCCACACCGTGCCCCTTAGGAATGCCTGCACTTCCTCCTGTGATGCAATGAAACACGGGGGTCGGCTCagctggaggtcagaggtcacgctGACATGTCGAGATCTTAAAGGAAATACCCATAGTTCATAGCGCTGTGATATTAATATAAAGTGTGTGAGGGTTCAGAGAGGTGCTGCCCCCTCTGCTGGACACTGCTGCACATTACAGCACCACACTGTCCGCTGCTGCTGAGCGGGCCGCAGCTAACAATTACAgtttgttactgtgtgttagCAGCTCTAACACTTCAGTGGAGCTGCAGGGAGAAACATACTGAGACCTCTGTAAGTCAAACTGAAGACTTTTAACCTTCTGAGGCTTTTTGAGGGAACTGAACTCAGCTTTTCCAGTGGACTGTTCTCATTCTAACTGCAGTGGAGCAGAAGaataaagtcaaataaaagAAACTCAGTGATAAATTCACAGATTACGTTTCCTTATTACTGTCACACTACAGTATATCCCTCCACTGTGATGCAGCTGCACCCACGTCTGGTTTATAAACTGGCTCTTCACCAAGAAACAAACCTCCCAGGATCCAAAGTTAGAGACGAGAAGACGAGAACCAAAAGGTTCTGTAAACACCAACgagaacaaacagagagagagggaggacagaacCGAGGGTGTTTCCTGTGGGATGTTCTACGTGACGGAGAGTTTATCATCAGATTATTTTTaccaaacatacaaacatgtaaacaaagattcttcactggaaaacatcaaatatctgcacaaaacaaacacagatcccAGCGAGCTTTATgttctcagctctgagctcatTGGTTCCTGCTGAAGACGTCAATCAAAGGTTCAGCAGCTTTTATCTGTTGGGGACTCCCATTCTATAAAACCACACCTGACCTTGTTACAAGCTGAGACCTAAACAACACCTGGGCCCCTCAACGAGCCCGGGACTTCTGAATGTCGCAGACTCCCAGAAACACCTGGGGGCAGACGTGAGAACGTGAGCTCCTCGAGCAAACTTCAGATCCAGTGTACACGTGGTTCTCCTGAGTCAGCTGCAGGCGacgtgaagagacagagattaGACACAACGTGTGAAATATAATCCAACATTAAAACTTTCAGTTCAGTGATGCTGCTTCAGATTTGAGTGAGAGTCTGACGGAGGAACAGGTGTGTCAGGTGgtgttcctcctcctcatcagggTCAGTCCGGATCTGAAGGACCCCCCCCTGCTGGACAAAAGAGAGGAATGAGCGTCCCTCATGTTGTCTCTGAACGTCCTGGTGGAGTAGTAGTACAGCAGGGGGTTGACCACACTGTTTGATGCCGCCAGGCACAGCGTCACCACCACCGCCCGCTGCAGCGCCACGACGACGTTGCAGTTCCAGCCACCGCAAACGGCATGCAGGTGCAGGGATCGAATCACGTGATAGGGCAGAAAGCAGAGCAGGAAGGTTgctgtcaccatggtaaccaggTGCACCGAGCGCCGTCTGTTGCGACGTCTAGCGTTGCTGGACAGGCCGCTGCCATGGATACTGGAGCGGGCCGTCAGGCGTCGGACGATTCTGCTGTAGCACACAATAATTAtgaagaaagggaggaggaagcCCAGAGCCAACGCCACGTAGTTTAAGATCAGGACACGCCCCCAAGAGGAGGGGCTGGACGGCTCGAAGCAACGAGGTAGCCCCGccctgagagacagaaggaaggaagacAAGCAAGCAAATGAAACAGGTTTCAAACATTTCGTTAATCCCTTCATCATCATATCAATAATCCATCAATAATCATCTTTGAGCCAAACTACTGTTCCAGTCCTGGTTCTGACCCCTGGTTCT
The sequence above is drawn from the Toxotes jaculatrix isolate fToxJac2 chromosome 23, fToxJac2.pri, whole genome shotgun sequence genome and encodes:
- the LOC121177381 gene encoding cysteinyl leukotriene receptor 1-like isoform X2; its protein translation is MPSSTVLTPSPTCCCFLWPSCATSEPWWCSSCRAAAGLRVSSSRSSASCVVMMNLALSDGSFSLTLPLRLAYYFRGGVWDFPDWLCRLCVFGFYVNLYTSILFLTLLSILRWLAVAQPLRHRSLATPTRTVLVCLGVWLFVGLSSAPFLSNGVTNRAGLPRCFEPSSPSSWGRVLILNYVALALGFLLPFFIIIVCYSRIVRRLTARSSIHGSGLSSNARRRNRRRSVHLVTMVTATFLLCFLPYHVIRSLHLHAVCGGWNCNVVVALQRAVVVTLCLAASNSVVNPLLYYYSTRTFRDNMRDAHSSLLSSRGGSFRSGLTLMRRRNTT
- the LOC121177381 gene encoding cysteinyl leukotriene receptor 1-like isoform X3, which produces MNEHLLTTPIMAGHNTSVAAELLVACFHDDDAFKYRAYTFTYLLLFPVAFLCNIGALVVFFLQSSRRSSASCVVMMNLALSDGSFSLTLPLRLAYYFRGGVWDFPDWLCRLCVFGFYVNLYTRAGLPRCFEPSSPSSWGRVLILNYVALALGFLLPFFIIIVCYSRIVRRLTARSSIHGSGLSSNARRRNRRRSVHLVTMVTATFLLCFLPYHVIRSLHLHAVCGGWNCNVVVALQRAVVVTLCLAASNSVVNPLLYYYSTRTFRDNMRDAHSSLLSSRGGSFRSGLTLMRRRNTT